tctcacggaaacgagTCCTACGCGGGTAAAGCTGCAGGGCGTCGTCTAGTTATATGTATaacataaattttgtatttttgtttaagtGTAGGTGCCTAGTTCTATAGTGATGCTTTTAGGCAGAAATTAAAAAGCATCACCTATAGCACAAAATAAATtaggaaattaaaattgttatcatAGTTGATTGGGGCAAAAAGTTAGACGATGCAGTTCTTGAGATTTATGTTCCACATCAACTTCTTTATCTCTACCCCCTGGTTTTTGactgtaattataaatatttccttATAAGTAACTACTGTCCATGATCATCGGTCTATTTGCAATTGTCTTCATTACATAGGCATATACGTAGGAAATCATGTTAGGATAAGACTATATGACCCACGTTATTTAAAAGTATCACAGgttattttatcctcgtatttttAGGGGAATGATAACTATGCAGCTGAAACCGCAGAGCGGTGGCTAGTAGTTACTTAATATGTCTATTTTGTCAACAGTTCAGAGTGGTCCCATAATTCTTGGCTTGTCGTTAAACGTCGTCAAAATACTTACTGAATGATAACGACCATATAATGACCTAACTGATCTACCACTATTAGCGATATGTTTACACGCATTATCgggtataaaaattttattgagcCATTTCGAATGTCTAATAAAATACCTCGTCATTACTTTGAAAACAAAGCTAGCGGACAATCGCTGGTTCGAACGAAAGGATTGGGGTTCTACTTTTTATGGATATATTTTTCTtaaggtgaaaccgcgggcgaTAAATTAGTTTACAGATGATGACAAATATACAATTAGATTGATCCCTTTAATAAAAAGACAATTCGGGCAAGAATCAATAAAATCTTTGAAGGCACTTTGGACTGCCACATCGGAGTCCATTTTTTTCCTTTGCAAGAAGTTATccaaatttggaaaaaaatggtAAACTGTTGGAGCAATGTCCGAGGAGTACAATGTCTTGGACATTCCAATTGAAGCTCCTCTATTTTGTTTTCTGGTGCAGCGTTGTTCTAAAGCAGCAGTGGCCTAGAGCAACCAGTCTCGGTTTAGCAGCTAGCTTTTACATCATGGTTTGCAGTTACTGACAATAGACATCCGCTGTAATCGTCTGGTCAAATTTAAGAAAGCCATAGTAAACGACACCGGCGTTAGTCCACCAAACGCtcacaattaattttttttttcgagtaaTTTTCGCGTGCAGCAGAATATGGCTAGTTCGCCAGGGTTCAGCCATTGCGATGAGCGTTTCCGATTATCGTACAGGATCTATTCATTACAGGTAATGATTCCATTTAAAATCCCTTCTTTTGTGCCCGTTAAGTAATGTAACGCAGCAGTCGACGCGCGTTTGTCGGTTTCTGTATTCAATTTATGAAGTACCTACAGAATTTCAAACTTTTTCACCATCCCAATTTGCTTCAAGTGGATTAAAACAGTTTTATCCTAACCTAACACTGCAGCCTGCAGCTAGCTCGGACGTGGTTTGCGATGATTCTACTTCCACAATAGTCTTCAATTCTTCATTATCAACTTTGGTCTCCGGCCGTCCACGAGGGTTGTATTGCAGGTCGAAATTTTCAGAACGAAAATGGTGGAACCATAAACTATTTTGCTTTCTTTTGCGATACCGTCGCCAAGCACATCATTAATCCTTCTAGCCGTTTCTGTAGCATTGGTGCCACGATGGAActtggtattttaattttaccattTTATGAACTGAGTGACGCAAGGAAAAAActaaaagagtaaaaaatcaGATGAATTAGGGTTTTCAAAACACAAACGCATGAGTAAATATAGCTGTATTCTGAATATAAATTCCTAGCCAAAATGGAGATATTTAAGATCCAAGTAGCCAGTACGACAAAACGCCAATGTCATAGGTAAGGACCTAATATGTATCTACCTATATACATCAGCTTAGTATACATAATACAAGTAACGCTTACTTTGGGGATAATAAGTAGGTTTTTATACATCCCACACAAACGACAtatatgcgggtgaaaccgcaggacaCAGCCAGTATTAGATATAACACTCGACaagattattacaaaaaaaaatacttataggtactcgtataagtACGTAAACAACACAAGTTCGTTATACATTGTTCCCAATAATCAGCGCTGTGGAATGGTTATCGCGTATAATTGTCATTATGACCTGTCTGCGCGATAAACTGAACAGCGTCGACGCACTAAGAAACATTACGCTGATATCTGACCGGTAGTCCAGTCTCGGGTTCGATTCTCATCAATCTCTCCGCGTCGTTTTcttcattactgagggtcgtgacccctatcataCATTCACGACTTTTTCCCGTACGATGTAGTACGATGTGGGTCGTCTAACAAACACATTCCACTTCTATGTGCCGTCATAGTGGATTGGGGTTAACTTACAATTAACAATGTGGACTAGGAGCTATGttaaaagcgcagtgttggaccctgaccaggtggactgaccaTCGAGCGAGTAGCAggggtcgtgatgtttggaagtccctacaaaaggcctatgtcttgcagtggacgtccatcggctgatatgatgatgatgacgatgaacaATGTGGTGGGCTACCACGTCAGTTTTTTAAAAGAGTTCTATTTCTTTGTGGCCACTGAAAGCCTTTTTGGGTCGGGTTAATTTATCCGCCGCTCGAGATTTGACTTTGCTGCGCGCTTTGCACTACCCAGGGGGCAATTGTAAGGTGATTCTCAAGGAAGGATGAAACGGTGTATCCTACAGATGCGCGCAGCGAGCCACCCACCATTCCCATCTTGTCAGGTATAGCTATATCACCCACCATACCGGATGTGGAATTTTTTctaatcatactaatattataagagagagagagagataaaaaacaattaatccAAACCTAGGTGATACCTACTCGTTCAAACAGatagtattttctaaatttttgttaaagtttaaatgaacGTTAATGTGAAgcaggaaaataaataaatttttattttcgaacAGTGTATAAAAAAGCCTTATTTCCTTTGTTAGTAGTCTCATTAACAAGATCAAGAGTGATTGATAAAGGTACAGTACATTACATCTTATCTACTATCTAGTACATTTAAGAGCTAAGGTAAATTGTTATAAAACAGAATAGGTAGTTACAAGTTCCATTGTAAGTCCTAAATATCCTAGGTATTAAAATGAGCTCGGAGCTTTTGTGTGGAGGGCCTCGTTATTGCGTTGTGTCGCAAATTTGGTGGAAGGGAAGGGAAGGGGGGTTTAAGGGTGGAACTCTGTCTGTGTGCGACGAAACCTTCGTACTGATAACCTACATCTGCACGTCTAGCGGTGCGTCAGTAATGTTTTAAAGATAGGTACTctaaatatagtaggtatacctatactTAAAGATAAAGTAATGTCTAAAAGTAATCTTTCCAAAGAATTTCGTTTATTATGTTAATGGGACTGTAAGGGCCTTCTTTCAGAGGGAGTACTTAAAGTGAAGTACCAAGTACCTCGATTCACAGCTTGGGTTAGTTTAGGATCTTGTATTTTCTATGTTGGCTAAGTTCTGCTTTAGTAATAGACTTCGGTCgcagctagttaccactcttcCGGCAATGATGAcgccaagtgatttaacgttccgATATACCGCGTGGAAACCGTCTATGGTATGACAACATTGGTTTCTCGTGTGAACTAACAATAACAATTTTGACTACGTCTTTGAGTCATTTtggaatcgatttttttatatcagtCTTGTGGGATTGAACATATGGAACTAGAACTGGAAAATTAAAGTCCGGTGGTTAATAACTAACATCTTCCGGTTTCGGTTTTCCGATAATTGGAAACAACTTGCGTTGCAGATTGTAGAAACCAGCAGCTTGATCTTCGAGCCAAGGCGGTTAGAAACCCTCGAAGCAAAATGTCATTTAAGGAAATCCAAACCGAAACCTTTTTATGTCTACCAGTACAACTGTGTGGATAACTGTACTGTGAGCCGTAAAACCGGAATTTCTTAACAAATTTTGGTTATGCCAATCACACCGAGCATACTTCAGACGGTGAACCATTAAGTCACCTTTGACGGACACATAAGAGGACGTCATCATCTCcttgtaattaatttatcgTAAAGAGTTTGCTTCGTATCAATAGTAGGTTATTGATATATTGTCGAAGTCGTTAGTATCTGGTAATCGCCAAAGGTGTATCCTGTACCtatctatacctacatattatactaTCAGACAGCCACTCTATCATATCAGTAGCCTTTATCGAGTTGTTGTGTCTATGAGCTGTCGGTGTAATGTTATCTgcgtaatttttattacttatgtaAGAGTCGTCGAGAGAAACGAATTCTCGTTGCACGGCGAGCGTAGACTACGGGACGTGACAAAGTCAACTCAACCAGTGTGTGGGAGGAGTCTGAGGTCCGTATTGATTTTACCCAAAATGCCGCGCGGGTCTGCTGTAAAAATGCAAAAGGAGAATTGGGTTTGTGGAGTACATTACGTACCCAGGTCAATAAAGACATTCTATTGGgcttacctacattttaataattgggTACATTCTAGCTTccggtacctacctatattcatacttataataaatttgaagAGAGCTCAATtgtgtacatgaaatatatttccaaaataactataagggggtgaatgccaaaaatgcaatcagtaaaatttttgtctgtctgtccatctgtctgtctgtctgtgtgtatgttcgtcatagaaacaaaaactactcgacggattttaatgaaacttggtacaattattcttcatactcctggtcaggttgtagtatatttttcatcacgctacgatcaataggagcagagcagtgaagggaaatttgggaaaacgggagaagttactccatttttatagcGATATTACTTGGGCTGGATTAAAAAGTCTAagggcgggcgtccgctagtgtatgaATAAACGAATTCTTTAGTTACTCGTATTTCATTTATACGCTACTATAAAAATAAGACTATGTAGGTAAATGTATGGGATAATAAATATGAACTCATTGATATAGGTTTCTACTTTGGCAGTTTGAAGTATCCAATCCCTTTTCAATTTGATTTCTTTCAGTGTCGGAGAAAGTGAGGTGTCGATTGTGGGGATCACTTGGTCCACGTGACCTTACATGCTCGTATCTACCTAGATTGAGTATGTAATGTTATTTGAACTTGTTTGTTTTATCAATTTGTTAGAAGATTTGTTATTGTTCTAGCGCAACCACGAGCAAGCAGACGGTTTGGTTTATATTGTGATAAATATACATAGTAGATACctaattataatacatatacttactagtaattaggtaggtatgtgcAACAGTTTAGAAACATACAGACTTAGTCTGATTGGTCAGTGTCCATAGgttggtaagtaggtacttatagcgtaataaaataaaacaatatcgaTAGGTAAGTCAATTAAAGTTATTAGAAGTAAGTACTTATCTataattcaattatatttaCCCGGAGCACTCACCGTCTGCTCTGGCTAGACGGCTAGTAATTTTTGGTATGCGTacaatataaatacctacttatctagGTTATATCGTGCGCACAGGTTTCTTCATTTATTACTGTAGCCACTCACGTTCGGTACATCTACTCTGCAGAATCTCACacgttataattaaatataaacaactCGATTCAGCTATAGGAATGAATGAAGCAGGTTCGCAAGAGAAAAGTGGTGTGCTAGCACAGTGACGTCGGCGGGAAAGCGGCGAGTCGGCGACAGCGAGCGGGAGCGGTACTGACCGGAGTGGTcgagcggcgcgggcggcgcgggcggcggcggcggcggcggctcgGTGGAGTTGGAGGGCGCACCTGCGCAAGCCGCGCTCGCCGGCGCCGAGGGCGCATCTTCCGCGGCGCGGGCGGGggacggcggcggcggcgcgccgaCGCCGGACGGGCCGGGGGGAGGCGCGCAGAGCGCGACCAGCCGCAGCAGCGCCACGCACCACCACCAGAGCACGGCGGCCAGCGCGCGGGCAACGCGCCCGACGCGGCCCGGGGCCTCTTCGCGACCGAAATACGCGCACCGTGGAGCCGCGCGGCGCTCGGGCGGTTGGCGCGCGGGCGACGGCGGACGGCGGTAGACGCGACGCGGGTGCGCGCGCGCTGCCACACGGCGACTGCGGCGCCGCTTCCGACGGCGCACGACCGCGCCCGAACACTATTTCGGGAGCGACGCTCCGCGCCGCCGCAGCCCGCCCGCCGCGCGCTGCCAATTTTACGCGAAATTGCGGGCGGGCGGTGATGCGATATGTACCGCGGCCTCTCGCAGCGGCGACGGGCGAGTCCCGGGCGCCATGCCGCTCCTGCGAGGAGTCCTGGAGGCTGGTCCCGCAGGCGAGGGCCCGCGGCCGGCGTGCAGTGGAGCGACACGTGCGCCGCTCCTCTACTTAAAATAGTCGTCGGCGAACGCGGAGCGGCCCGTGTCAATAGATACAATGTCGCAGCAATTGGCAAGGAAACAGAGACTCGCACTATCTCACTGTCTCGCGCACTGTGTTGTGAATTCTTATGCATGGTTTATATTTAGACTTAAAATTATTTCTGATATAGATAGGTGTTTGACATTACGTTGAACTCTCATACGTCGGGAACTTCCACCTGTGTAAATAATATCCTTTATTGCTTCAGGATTTACAATGGACattaagatataaataattaggtacttattGATAAATAAAGTCACGCTATTTtacaaagtaggtacctacaggcTACACTTCAATTACCTACATATGAACTTCTAAAGAAGATTTACATTTGTTGACAATATAATTATGTCATAATACCAGCTTATAGcaggtatataaaaataataaattcatcagTTGTCTATATTCTTCTCCCGTGTGCATGTTTAGTATATGCACAGGCATACGAGAGaagcattaaataaaattgt
The DNA window shown above is from Bicyclus anynana chromosome 15, ilBicAnyn1.1, whole genome shotgun sequence and carries:
- the LOC128198819 gene encoding uncharacterized protein LOC128198819, with the translated sequence MAPGTRPSPLREAARRRSRRVAARAHPRRVYRRPPSPARQPPERRAAPRCAYFGREEAPGRVGRVARALAAVLWWWCVALLRLVALCAPPPGPSGVGAPPPPSPARAAEDAPSAPASAACAGAPSNSTEPPPPPPPAPPAPLDHSGQYRSRSLSPTRRFPADVTVLAHHFSLANLLHSFL